The following proteins are encoded in a genomic region of Lytechinus variegatus isolate NC3 chromosome 7, Lvar_3.0, whole genome shotgun sequence:
- the LOC121418319 gene encoding lysocardiolipin acyltransferase 1-like, whose product MNYAKLKGFGALFFSFLSAFVGSVLLMGPMLPLMILAPQVYRRVTDLIIGMWLALPMSLLETFFGTQFKAIGDKLKPNERSLFIMNHRTRLDWLFFIACLLRHTQPSNLKIILKNQLKSAPCLGWAMQVACFIFLARQWAKDCVWLTSVLKYFSEMRYDFQLLLFPEGINFCRTGQEISNAYAQKHDLPRYKYVLHPHTTGFSFTVDYLRQTKMIDTVYDVTVAYCDTVPEKGEIDIFRGNIPKEMQFLIHKYPISALPQNKEDLDNWCVEKWKEKEHRLEKFYTGNKTFEGQEDGKLENLSSQSVWKVYFIIACWLYAVLFSAWLLCTSSFVLWGSIVIMTAFVVIGKYFGGVDNISIASFNFTQDLTHKARTT is encoded by the exons ATGAATTACGCAAAACTGAAGGGTTTCGGGGcactatttttctcctttttatcgGCGTTTGTAGGTTCCGTTTTACTGATGGGCCCGATGCTACCGCTCATGATCCTCGCTCCCCAGGTTTACCGGCGAGTAACGGACCTAATCATTGGAATGTGGCTCGCTTTGCCCATG tCTTTGCTGG AGACCTTTTTTGGAACGCAATTCAAAGCCATTGGTGACAAGCTGAAGCCGAACGAAAGAAGTTTGTTCATCATGAACCATCGGACGAGGCTGGACTGGCTGTTCTTCATCGCTTGCTTGTTGCGACACACCCAGCCATCCAACCTTAAAATCATTCTTAAGAATCAGCTCAAATCAGCTCCTTGTCTCG GTTGGGCTATGCAGGTAGCGTGCTTTATCTTCTTAGCTCGTCAGTGGGCCAAGGATTGTGTGTGGTTGACCTCCGTGCTCAAGTACTTCTCAGAGATGCGTTATGATTTTCAGCTCCTTCTCTTCCCAGAGG GAATCAACTTTTGTCGGACTGGACAGGAGATCAGTAATGCGTATGCCCAGAAGCATGACCTGCCACGTTATAAATATGTACTCCACCCTCACACTACTGGGTTTTCTTTTACTGTGGACTATCTTAGGCAGA CCAAGATGATCGATACTGTGTATGATGTGACAGTGGCTTACTGCGACACTGTCCCTGAGAAAGGTGAGATCGATATCTTCAGAGGCAACATCCCCAAGGAGATGCAGTTCTTGATCCACAAGTACCCCATCAGTGCTCTCCCGCAGAACAAGGAAGACCTTGACAACTGGTGCGTCGAGAAATGGAAGGAGAAGGAGCATCGACTGGAGAAGTTCTACACCGGCAACAAGACCTTCGAGGGGCAGGAGGATGGAAAGCTGGAGAACCTGTCGAGCCAGTCTGTCTGGAAAGTCTATTTCATTATTGCATGCTGGCTGTACGCTGTGTTGTTCTCTGCTTGGCTCTTGTGCACATCCTCCTTCGTGCTCTGGGGATCCATCGTCATCATGACGGCGTTCGTGGTCATTGGAAAGTACTTTGGTGGAGTCGACAATATCTCGATTGCGAGTTTCAACTTCACGCAAGATCTGACGCATAAAGCGAGGACCACTTGA